The Deltaproteobacteria bacterium genome contains a region encoding:
- a CDS encoding serine/threonine protein kinase has translation MFISNRFNIIRLIGEGISSHVYEAIDKNEKRVALKILKPHLISDELSVLRFKKEIEITQGLDHPGIVKIWELFEENGQLGLVMEYIEGINLYDQLKLEKIFSLSDFTLIFKQLLGIFRYCHSRGIIHRDIKTLNIFVNLGQVTVIDFGISKITAVSDLTHAGTTLGTPEYMAPELFAASHYDPRSDIYALGVVAYEILAGHLPFQAENLVLLYEKKIQSVPKSIRSFRSEVPEWLEKIISKMLESSPLDRYQTIAEIEFDFQSEHFFELPKGHFQETLCLKCYGKTPILFSTCLCCGFSLLDHQEKDPKKVEHKTKELWVSPSSPKQKTREYLKWIGSPNRSPTIFKWGRLLFNNVPASMASLIKFQAKKMGVILDETEISFQVWLKQNFMFLISGVLLNLILFFAIESILNEGVIPSRYPSRWIFIGCYVYWVKKLFTVLKKPFPLESFKNSIGFIFYGTTLHLLAFFVVSEIYSKAKLASQQMYYAETGSNSMQGIFLEGFLYALKNFFKTWVIGTYPMGLFIAFGYIAFGFVWVVRLYNMLRVPLISDWKKSFFNENNDLSPIEKGLQKIRYLSQKETRDWAQKIIINFLTLWGKSFKGRTELLKQLVPLVNSSIEMICVLDLIKKQLEEKTLLVNSTGMDRGQDLLRLEDMQMRVVQNLILMDSTISRVIYEFQDENAVSTKISFDSLISESKEIRNVFESTSELQHLSRTA, from the coding sequence ATGTTCATTTCAAACAGGTTTAACATCATTCGCCTTATCGGAGAGGGGATTTCTTCTCATGTTTATGAAGCCATAGATAAAAATGAAAAACGAGTCGCGCTTAAAATTTTGAAGCCACACTTAATTAGTGATGAGCTGAGTGTACTTCGCTTTAAAAAGGAAATTGAAATCACTCAAGGTTTGGATCATCCAGGAATCGTAAAAATCTGGGAATTATTCGAAGAGAATGGCCAGCTGGGACTTGTGATGGAATATATTGAAGGAATTAATTTATATGATCAGCTAAAATTAGAGAAAATTTTTTCTTTAAGTGATTTCACTTTAATTTTTAAACAATTACTTGGGATCTTCAGATATTGTCACAGCCGCGGTATCATCCATCGCGATATAAAAACTTTAAACATTTTTGTTAATTTAGGACAGGTTACTGTCATTGATTTTGGAATTTCAAAGATCACCGCTGTTTCTGATTTGACTCATGCCGGAACTACCCTGGGAACTCCTGAATATATGGCCCCAGAGCTCTTTGCTGCCAGTCATTATGATCCTCGGTCTGACATTTATGCTCTCGGAGTTGTCGCCTATGAAATTTTAGCTGGGCACTTGCCATTTCAAGCAGAGAATTTGGTTTTGCTTTACGAAAAAAAGATTCAATCAGTGCCAAAATCAATCAGATCTTTTCGTTCTGAGGTGCCAGAATGGCTTGAAAAAATTATTAGTAAGATGCTTGAGAGTTCACCACTAGACCGATATCAGACGATTGCAGAAATTGAATTTGATTTCCAATCGGAGCATTTTTTCGAATTGCCAAAAGGTCATTTTCAAGAAACTCTCTGTTTAAAATGTTATGGTAAGACACCAATTCTTTTCTCTACCTGTTTGTGTTGTGGATTTAGCTTGTTAGATCATCAAGAAAAGGATCCAAAAAAAGTTGAACATAAAACTAAGGAGCTTTGGGTAAGTCCAAGCTCCCCCAAGCAAAAAACTCGTGAGTATCTAAAGTGGATAGGCAGCCCTAACCGCTCTCCGACCATCTTTAAATGGGGGCGACTGCTTTTCAACAATGTCCCTGCTTCTATGGCTTCTTTAATTAAATTTCAAGCCAAAAAAATGGGAGTTATTTTAGACGAGACAGAAATTTCATTTCAAGTCTGGTTGAAGCAAAACTTTATGTTTCTTATCAGTGGTGTTCTCTTAAATTTAATTCTTTTTTTTGCAATTGAATCGATATTGAATGAGGGAGTTATTCCGTCAAGATACCCGTCTAGGTGGATTTTTATTGGGTGTTATGTCTATTGGGTAAAAAAGTTATTTACGGTTTTAAAGAAGCCATTTCCACTTGAGAGTTTTAAGAATTCAATTGGCTTTATATTTTATGGAACCACTTTACATCTTTTGGCATTCTTCGTAGTTAGTGAAATTTATAGTAAGGCAAAGTTAGCTTCCCAACAAATGTATTATGCAGAGACGGGGAGTAATTCAATGCAAGGTATTTTTTTAGAAGGGTTCCTTTATGCTTTGAAAAATTTCTTTAAAACCTGGGTCATCGGAACCTATCCGATGGGATTGTTTATTGCTTTTGGTTATATTGCTTTTGGTTTCGTTTGGGTGGTCAGATTGTATAATATGTTGAGAGTTCCCCTGATTTCAGATTGGAAAAAGTCTTTTTTCAATGAGAATAACGATCTGAGCCCAATAGAGAAGGGTCTACAAAAAATTCGTTACTTGTCCCAGAAAGAAACCAGAGATTGGGCCCAAAAAATAATCATTAATTTTCTGACCCTATGGGGAAAGTCTTTTAAGGGCCGAACTGAGTTATTAAAGCAGTTAGTCCCGTTAGTAAATTCAAGCATAGAAATGATTTGCGTGCTGGATCTGATAAAAAAACAGTTGGAGGAAAAAACTCTTTTGGTGAATTCTACGGGAATGGATAGAGGTCAGGATCTATTGCGATTAGAAGACATGCAGATGAGAGTCGTTCAAAACTTGATCTTAATGGATTCAACCATCTCTAGAGTGATTTATGAATTCCAGGATGAAAATGCAGTGAGCACAAAGATCTCTTTTGATTCGCTTATTTCTGAATCAAAAGAGATCAGGAATGTTTTCGAAAGCACTTCGGAGCTACAACATTTATCGAGGACGGCATGA
- a CDS encoding O-antigen ligase family protein, giving the protein MNYVFFLFLGSTLISQSLMDFFSVVVLLVSLWEIRKKQIPWVRLPSFSKNNNLYFWEFFFFFWLVVVAIGLRDSSSFLVLFSEWKWILNLYSLYWFLQKLEWIHLATLPLTTTSLKSLIHQFQPFFITLCICFVYGAIGYVFNFDLFKQEPLTHGRRFGGPFDDPMNFAHIYGMYCGLLAAFCLSSTKSMEFKSFYLPFWKKLKSGENLFFLTWILISLSILLSLTRGAWIGVTMAFLLISFLTHRKVGVFVLSGVTFLFTSLMIFWSSFRERIFQAFHPSENYDSERLVLWKTNWAMFLDHPWFGVGHGDYKNFLPNYFQQLGVPSDHFQSHAHNQYLQALSNTGFIGFLFYLCFILSVLFLTLKFYQRTQNPLFLGSLAAQVSFHLGAFTECNFERSKVRLVYLFFVALTFSLISKYNLSLKARLKSQTKEES; this is encoded by the coding sequence TTGAACTATGTTTTTTTCTTGTTTCTTGGCAGCACGCTGATATCTCAATCCCTCATGGATTTTTTTTCTGTTGTCGTCCTGCTTGTTTCTCTTTGGGAAATTAGAAAAAAGCAGATACCATGGGTTCGTCTACCTAGTTTTAGTAAAAACAATAACCTTTATTTTTGGGAGTTTTTTTTCTTTTTCTGGTTGGTAGTGGTTGCCATTGGCCTAAGAGATAGTTCGTCCTTTCTCGTTCTTTTTTCAGAATGGAAATGGATCTTAAATCTTTATTCTCTTTATTGGTTTCTCCAAAAGTTAGAGTGGATTCATTTAGCAACACTTCCTTTGACAACGACTTCCTTAAAAAGTCTAATTCACCAATTTCAACCTTTTTTTATCACTTTGTGCATTTGTTTTGTCTATGGTGCCATTGGCTATGTGTTTAATTTTGATCTCTTCAAGCAAGAACCACTGACCCACGGCCGTCGTTTTGGCGGGCCTTTTGATGACCCTATGAACTTTGCCCACATTTATGGAATGTACTGTGGACTTCTTGCTGCCTTTTGTTTAAGCTCTACAAAATCCATGGAGTTCAAATCATTTTATCTTCCTTTTTGGAAGAAACTGAAGTCTGGCGAGAATTTATTTTTTCTCACCTGGATCCTCATTTCTTTATCTATTCTGCTTTCACTGACTCGGGGTGCTTGGATTGGTGTCACCATGGCCTTTCTTCTTATTTCCTTCCTTACCCATAGGAAAGTGGGCGTGTTTGTTCTCAGCGGCGTGACCTTCCTTTTTACTTCCTTAATGATTTTTTGGAGCTCCTTCCGTGAAAGAATTTTTCAGGCCTTTCACCCCAGCGAAAATTACGATAGTGAACGTCTTGTTTTATGGAAAACCAATTGGGCCATGTTCCTAGATCATCCATGGTTTGGCGTTGGCCATGGGGACTACAAAAACTTTCTTCCCAATTACTTTCAACAGCTAGGAGTCCCTTCTGATCATTTTCAAAGTCATGCTCACAATCAATATCTTCAGGCCTTATCCAACACAGGATTTATTGGATTCTTATTTTATTTATGCTTTATCCTCTCTGTTCTTTTTCTGACTCTAAAATTTTACCAAAGGACCCAGAATCCCTTATTTCTAGGCTCTCTGGCGGCCCAAGTCAGCTTTCATCTTGGAGCTTTTACTGAATGTAATTTTGAAAGATCTAAGGTCAGATTGGTTTATTTATTTTTTGTTGCTTTAACATTTTCACTGATATCAAAATATAATTTATCGTTAAAAGCGCGTTTGAAAAGTCAAACCAAGGAGGAATCATGA
- a CDS encoding mannose-1-phosphate guanylyltransferase/mannose-6-phosphate isomerase: protein MIPVILSGGSGTRLWPVSRVKMPKQFCDLFDNSLQNLSIQRAEKLGAPLVLTHEELKSLTEQNIKKTGSTAKALYEPIAQNTAPAIAYLCRYLELQNKTNEIVAIFPSDHLIEDELQFLKIVALAEKEASKGFVVTLGIKPTFPSTGYGYIQTNSQNLNEAHPVLRFFEKPQLQLATQFLKSGTHFWNAGIFIFKVATMIDLFKTLSPEVWNVATQINSNHLANSSQFGLNEVYSQFPNISIDYAIMEKIQDGKLKCIPCDLGWSDVGSWDAVSGLFKNTQPEFLPVEVISSNNYIHGLKQKIYATIGIHNLIIVDTADALLISQKGLTQEVKTIVNQLKELNHKVVREHTFEDRPWGRYEVLREENHFKSKVIHVLPNQQISYQSHDHREEHWIITQGKGEIILNEEIIPIQRGSYVKIPLKAKHRIRNTGTEVIEFIEVQLGTYLGEDDIHRYQDDYHRV from the coding sequence ATGATACCCGTCATTCTATCTGGAGGAAGTGGCACTCGCCTATGGCCCGTCTCTCGTGTCAAAATGCCAAAACAGTTTTGTGATTTATTTGATAATTCTTTGCAAAATCTGAGCATTCAAAGAGCTGAAAAGCTAGGGGCCCCCTTGGTCCTTACCCATGAAGAGCTGAAAAGCTTAACAGAGCAAAATATAAAAAAAACCGGATCCACTGCAAAAGCTTTATACGAACCTATTGCTCAAAACACAGCTCCGGCCATAGCCTACCTCTGCCGCTATTTGGAATTGCAAAATAAAACCAATGAAATCGTTGCTATTTTCCCTTCCGATCATTTGATTGAAGATGAGCTTCAATTTTTAAAAATTGTCGCCCTCGCAGAAAAAGAGGCCTCCAAAGGATTTGTTGTTACTCTGGGTATCAAGCCTACTTTCCCTTCAACAGGCTACGGATACATCCAAACTAATTCACAAAATTTGAATGAGGCCCATCCGGTTCTTCGTTTTTTTGAAAAACCACAACTTCAACTAGCGACTCAATTTTTAAAATCGGGAACTCATTTTTGGAATGCAGGAATATTTATTTTCAAAGTAGCCACCATGATCGACTTATTCAAGACTCTCTCTCCCGAGGTTTGGAATGTGGCTACTCAAATAAATTCAAACCATCTGGCGAACTCTTCTCAATTTGGTTTGAATGAAGTTTATTCTCAGTTTCCTAATATTTCTATTGATTATGCCATTATGGAAAAAATTCAAGATGGAAAGTTAAAATGCATCCCCTGTGATTTAGGATGGAGCGATGTGGGCTCCTGGGATGCCGTCAGTGGGCTATTTAAGAACACACAGCCTGAATTCCTTCCTGTTGAAGTTATTTCATCAAACAATTATATCCATGGACTCAAACAAAAAATTTATGCGACCATTGGAATTCATAATTTAATCATCGTGGACACTGCCGATGCCTTATTGATATCTCAAAAAGGACTCACTCAGGAAGTAAAGACTATTGTTAATCAGCTTAAAGAGTTAAACCACAAGGTTGTCAGGGAACATACTTTTGAAGATCGCCCCTGGGGACGCTACGAAGTCTTAAGAGAAGAGAATCATTTTAAATCAAAGGTCATCCATGTTCTTCCAAACCAACAAATATCCTACCAATCCCATGACCATCGTGAAGAGCACTGGATTATCACCCAGGGTAAGGGCGAGATTATTCTGAATGAAGAAATTATTCCCATTCAAAGGGGAAGCTATGTCAAAATCCCTTTAAAGGCCAAACACAGAATAAGAAACACCGGGACTGAGGTCATTGAGTTTATCGAAGTTCAATTAGGAACCTATCTAGGCGAAGACGATATTCATAGATATCAGGATGATTATCACCGAGTGTAA
- the pstB gene encoding phosphate ABC transporter ATP-binding protein: protein MTNTFQTPENCETKFTLSPNKEFLRAKVSHLSFKYNPQDKKILNNVSMPIFDKKITALIGPSGCGKTTMLRCFNRMHDLYNTTTYEGDILLYPEGKNILSSEIDPMEVRMRIGMVFQKPNPFPKSIYDNVAYGLKVRGIKKKSFIDDKIEKSLSQAGLWAEVKDRLQSQATALSGGQQQRLCIARALATDPEILLLDEPTSALDPISTAHIEELIVEIKQDVTILIVTHNLHQAARCADYTSFMFLGDLIEFGPSEQIFTKPQDKRTENYITGRFG, encoded by the coding sequence ATGACAAATACATTTCAAACTCCAGAAAACTGCGAAACTAAGTTTACCTTATCTCCAAATAAAGAATTTCTTCGTGCTAAGGTGAGTCACCTTTCATTTAAGTACAACCCTCAAGATAAAAAAATATTAAATAATGTTTCCATGCCTATTTTTGATAAAAAAATTACGGCCCTGATTGGCCCTTCCGGTTGTGGCAAAACCACCATGTTGAGATGTTTTAATAGAATGCATGATCTCTATAATACAACTACCTACGAGGGGGATATCCTTTTGTATCCTGAGGGGAAGAACATTTTAAGTTCTGAGATAGATCCCATGGAAGTGCGAATGCGCATTGGTATGGTCTTTCAAAAACCAAATCCCTTTCCGAAATCAATTTATGATAATGTGGCCTACGGATTAAAAGTGAGAGGCATAAAAAAGAAATCTTTTATTGATGACAAAATTGAAAAAAGTCTTTCCCAGGCAGGTCTATGGGCCGAGGTCAAGGACCGTTTGCAATCTCAAGCAACGGCGCTTTCTGGAGGACAACAGCAGCGGCTTTGTATTGCCAGGGCATTAGCTACAGATCCAGAGATTTTACTTTTAGATGAACCAACAAGTGCCTTGGACCCTATTTCTACAGCTCATATTGAAGAGCTTATTGTGGAAATAAAACAAGATGTGACAATTCTTATTGTCACTCATAATTTGCACCAAGCCGCTCGCTGTGCTGATTACACGTCCTTTATGTTTTTGGGAGACTTAATTGAGTTTGGCCCCAGTGAGCAAATCTTTACCAAGCCCCAAGATAAGCGCACTGAAAACTATATTACCGGACGTTTTGGTTAG
- the pstA gene encoding phosphate ABC transporter permease PstA, whose product MVPSFNSEPATKTESLTIDLSRNVKSRKRKDFFFAMFGLMSLLFALITLLALFMDLAMTGVPRINMAFFSEFPSRFADKAGILSAWVGTFAVMMTTAFCAIPVGIAAGIYLEEYAPKNMITRLIELNIINLAGVPSITFGLMALGLFVYKLNLGQSILTAGMTLGLLVLPIIIVTTREAIRTIPNVIREASYGLGASHWQTIQHHILPYSSGGILTGVIIALSRAIGETAPLVTIGALTFIAFLPTSPFTGEFPFLSFKWLGDSFTVMPIQMFNWISRPQSEFHVNAAATGVVLLLMTLVMNGIAIYIRYRFRRKMNW is encoded by the coding sequence ATGGTGCCTAGTTTTAATTCGGAGCCAGCAACAAAAACTGAATCTTTAACTATAGATTTATCTCGAAATGTAAAATCGAGAAAAAGAAAAGATTTCTTTTTTGCTATGTTTGGATTGATGTCTTTGCTCTTTGCTTTAATTACCTTGCTAGCTCTTTTTATGGATTTAGCAATGACGGGTGTGCCAAGAATCAATATGGCTTTTTTCTCTGAGTTCCCTTCTCGGTTTGCTGACAAAGCCGGGATTTTATCTGCCTGGGTTGGTACTTTTGCCGTCATGATGACCACGGCATTTTGTGCGATACCTGTAGGTATTGCGGCTGGAATTTACCTTGAGGAGTATGCTCCTAAAAATATGATCACGAGGTTAATTGAGCTCAATATTATTAATCTTGCGGGCGTTCCTTCAATTACTTTTGGTTTGATGGCCTTGGGATTGTTTGTTTACAAATTAAATCTAGGTCAAAGCATTCTGACCGCAGGCATGACTTTGGGATTGCTCGTATTGCCTATCATTATCGTGACAACTCGTGAAGCGATCAGAACCATTCCTAATGTGATCCGTGAAGCTTCCTATGGTTTGGGTGCCAGTCATTGGCAAACAATTCAGCATCATATATTGCCCTATTCCAGTGGTGGGATTTTAACAGGAGTTATTATTGCTTTGTCCAGGGCCATTGGTGAAACAGCACCTTTGGTGACGATTGGAGCGTTGACCTTTATTGCTTTTTTGCCAACATCTCCTTTTACTGGTGAATTTCCATTTTTAAGTTTTAAATGGCTTGGAGATTCCTTTACGGTGATGCCTATTCAAATGTTCAATTGGATTTCCAGGCCTCAATCAGAATTCCATGTGAATGCGGCGGCGACAGGAGTGGTTTTGCTATTGATGACCCTGGTTATGAATGGAATTGCAATTTATATTCGGTATCGTTTTAGAAGAAAGATGAATTGGTAG
- the pstC gene encoding phosphate ABC transporter permease subunit PstC, translating to MADLSVFTSASHPVRRWRRIKDKIIESILFLAAASSVLVTVGIIYILVSESLPFFKQVSFVEFITDSEWTPMFSEPKFGIRPLVTGTFMATFIALLVAIPLGTITAAYLSEYVKPHIREMLKPILELLAAVPSVVYGYFALLFVTPILQKFIPDLGGFSILSAGIVMGIMIIPYISSLSEDAMRSVPKHLREASAALGSSKFQTTFKVVIPSAFSGISSAYILGISRALGETMVVAIAAGMQPNLSFNPIEPASTITAFIVQVSLGDLPHGSIGFQSIYVAGLTLLVMTLTFNILGMWIRNRFQEKE from the coding sequence ATGGCAGATCTTTCAGTTTTCACATCAGCAAGCCACCCGGTGAGACGTTGGCGAAGAATCAAGGACAAAATCATTGAAAGCATTTTGTTCTTGGCCGCAGCCTCATCGGTTCTGGTGACAGTTGGTATTATTTATATTTTAGTTTCAGAGTCTTTGCCTTTTTTCAAACAGGTCAGTTTTGTCGAGTTCATTACAGATAGCGAGTGGACACCGATGTTTAGCGAACCTAAATTTGGAATCAGGCCCCTGGTTACAGGAACCTTTATGGCTACCTTTATAGCCCTCTTAGTTGCCATCCCTTTGGGCACCATCACCGCCGCCTATTTGAGTGAATACGTCAAGCCTCATATTCGAGAGATGCTTAAGCCCATTTTGGAACTCTTAGCGGCGGTGCCAAGTGTGGTCTATGGTTATTTTGCTTTGTTGTTTGTTACCCCTATTTTGCAAAAATTTATTCCTGACCTGGGTGGTTTTAGTATATTAAGCGCAGGGATTGTCATGGGGATTATGATTATTCCCTATATAAGTTCACTATCTGAAGACGCGATGAGATCTGTTCCAAAGCATCTTCGTGAGGCCTCAGCGGCTTTGGGCTCTTCCAAATTTCAAACTACTTTTAAGGTGGTGATTCCTTCGGCATTTTCTGGAATTAGTTCGGCATATATTTTAGGCATATCCAGAGCCTTGGGTGAAACCATGGTTGTGGCCATTGCCGCTGGCATGCAACCTAATCTCAGTTTTAATCCCATTGAGCCGGCTTCCACTATCACGGCTTTTATTGTCCAGGTGAGTCTTGGGGATCTACCTCATGGTTCTATTGGATTTCAATCCATTTATGTGGCAGGATTAACCCTTCTGGTTATGACTCTAACATTTAATATTCTTGGGATGTGGATTAGAAATCGATTTCAGGAGAAAGAATAG
- a CDS encoding PstS family phosphate ABC transporter substrate-binding protein, producing the protein MFRLNFKQVLIFMSFVVALKGQAQVVKADGSSTVFPITEAVAEEFQKEFKQYKVTVGISGTGGGFKKFCRGETDIQDASRPIQSEELENCKKAGIKFLELPIAYDATVVVVNPKNTWVKEITVEELKKMWEPAAQGKITKWNQVNPKWEDAPIKLFGAGSDSGTFDYFTEAVVGKAKSSRGDYNASEDDNTLVTGISKDKNALGYIPMAYYFENKSKLKALAIIAKDKKGSTVAPVLPSRETVENGTYQPLSRPIFIYVNEASLKKPEVKQFAEFYLKSAAALVPSVQYVPLPTKVYEMVKAHLAKTKLGTVFGGHSEVALKIEDLLKKESVQ; encoded by the coding sequence ATGTTCAGATTGAATTTTAAGCAAGTTCTCATTTTTATGAGTTTTGTTGTGGCTCTAAAAGGGCAAGCGCAAGTTGTTAAAGCCGATGGTTCCAGTACTGTTTTTCCAATCACGGAGGCTGTTGCTGAGGAGTTTCAAAAAGAATTTAAACAATATAAGGTCACTGTTGGTATCTCTGGTACAGGCGGTGGATTTAAAAAGTTTTGCCGTGGTGAAACCGATATCCAAGATGCGTCTCGACCAATTCAGTCAGAGGAGTTAGAGAACTGTAAAAAAGCGGGAATTAAGTTCTTAGAATTACCTATAGCTTACGATGCTACGGTGGTTGTAGTTAATCCTAAAAATACTTGGGTGAAAGAAATTACGGTGGAAGAATTAAAAAAAATGTGGGAACCAGCAGCTCAAGGTAAAATCACGAAATGGAATCAAGTAAATCCAAAATGGGAAGATGCCCCCATAAAGCTTTTTGGCGCTGGGTCGGATTCAGGGACTTTTGATTATTTTACAGAAGCCGTCGTGGGAAAAGCTAAATCCTCAAGAGGGGATTACAATGCCAGTGAGGATGATAACACCTTGGTTACTGGAATTTCTAAAGACAAAAATGCATTAGGATATATTCCTATGGCCTATTACTTTGAAAATAAATCAAAATTAAAAGCATTAGCTATTATAGCAAAAGATAAAAAAGGTAGCACCGTAGCTCCTGTGCTGCCCAGTCGTGAGACAGTTGAAAATGGGACTTATCAACCCTTGTCTCGGCCCATTTTTATTTATGTTAATGAGGCCTCGCTTAAAAAACCTGAAGTCAAACAATTTGCTGAGTTTTATCTTAAATCAGCAGCAGCCTTAGTTCCAAGTGTGCAATATGTTCCATTACCGACGAAGGTTTATGAAATGGTGAAAGCTCATTTAGCAAAAACTAAATTAGGAACTGTTTTTGGAGGGCATTCTGAAGTTGCTTTGAAAATTGAAGACTTATTAAAAAAAGAGAGTGTTCAATAA
- a CDS encoding HAD family hydrolase — MKNKAIFMDRDGVINKLINRNGKFQAPYVLSELELFPGVIEAFAQFKKFNFLTIAVTNQPDVARGWVAKDSVYLINSEIHKLIPLDDIKICFHVDSDHCLCRKPMPGMILEAAAEWKIDMSQSFMIGDRYSDVEAGFRAGCKTVLVGPGDIQGHFQSPHFRVESLLGCVNFITEKL, encoded by the coding sequence ATGAAAAATAAAGCCATTTTTATGGACCGTGATGGGGTTATTAATAAATTAATTAATAGGAATGGGAAATTCCAGGCCCCCTATGTCCTCAGCGAGCTCGAGCTTTTCCCTGGAGTCATTGAAGCCTTTGCCCAATTTAAAAAATTTAATTTTCTAACTATCGCTGTCACTAACCAACCCGACGTCGCCAGAGGTTGGGTGGCTAAGGATAGTGTTTATCTGATCAACTCCGAAATTCATAAATTAATCCCTTTAGATGATATCAAAATATGTTTTCATGTTGATAGCGATCATTGCCTTTGCCGTAAACCGATGCCAGGAATGATCCTAGAAGCCGCTGCTGAATGGAAAATTGATATGTCCCAATCCTTTATGATTGGAGATCGCTATAGTGATGTTGAAGCTGGATTCCGAGCTGGCTGTAAAACTGTTCTAGTTGGCCCAGGAGATATCCAAGGTCATTTTCAGAGCCCTCATTTTCGAGTTGAATCTCTTCTTGGATGTGTCAATTTTATAACTGAAAAGTTGTAA
- a CDS encoding type II toxin-antitoxin system MqsA family antitoxin, protein MKKKTKLGQALIRGLESAVAYEKGELKLKTVKRTLTAPAPTFSKSEIRKLRDVLHLTQQEFASLLNVDIGTLRHWEQGRRKPSSTTNRLLQLFQEKPDLAEMLIGA, encoded by the coding sequence GTGAAAAAGAAAACAAAATTAGGGCAAGCTTTAATTCGAGGTCTTGAAAGTGCCGTGGCTTATGAAAAGGGCGAACTTAAATTAAAAACTGTAAAGCGAACTTTAACTGCTCCTGCTCCGACTTTTTCAAAAAGTGAGATCCGTAAGCTTCGAGATGTTCTCCATTTAACACAACAAGAATTTGCTTCGCTTTTGAATGTGGATATTGGAACTCTTCGGCACTGGGAACAAGGTCGAAGAAAGCCCAGTAGTACGACCAACAGACTCCTTCAATTGTTTCAGGAAAAACCAGATCTAGCTGAAATGCTCATCGGAGCGTAA
- a CDS encoding type II toxin-antitoxin system RelE/ParE family toxin, which produces MVDRLFVYSPLIEEVLAEFANHDALAKQIEDEILKNPEAGDIVQGTGGIRKMRLADPGRNKGKRGGLRVFFLDLPDKERTHLIFLLRKGDADDISPDEKQVLKELVVRIKKESSK; this is translated from the coding sequence ATGGTGGATCGCCTTTTTGTTTACTCACCACTGATAGAAGAAGTTTTAGCGGAATTTGCTAATCATGATGCTTTAGCAAAACAGATCGAGGACGAAATTCTCAAGAATCCTGAGGCTGGAGATATCGTTCAAGGAACTGGCGGAATTCGTAAAATGAGACTGGCTGATCCCGGAAGAAACAAAGGAAAACGCGGTGGCCTTAGAGTCTTTTTTCTAGATCTTCCGGACAAAGAAAGAACGCATTTGATTTTTTTGCTCAGAAAAGGTGATGCTGACGATATTTCGCCAGATGAAAAACAGGTTTTAAAAGAATTAGTAGTTCGAATTAAAAAGGAGTCTTCAAAGTGA
- a CDS encoding CsbD family protein translates to MTLNENTIKGKWLEIKGDLQKSWGKLTDNELEQTKGDMKAIGGLIQQRYGEKEEVYGKKLSHIFQRFEMKKDKLTDDLKKSIHS, encoded by the coding sequence ATGACATTAAATGAAAATACCATCAAAGGTAAGTGGCTAGAGATTAAAGGCGATCTTCAAAAATCTTGGGGAAAGTTAACAGATAATGAGTTAGAGCAAACAAAGGGTGACATGAAAGCCATTGGTGGGCTTATCCAGCAAAGATACGGAGAAAAAGAAGAAGTTTACGGAAAAAAGCTAAGCCATATCTTTCAGCGATTTGAGATGAAAAAAGATAAACTTACTGATGATCTAAAAAAGTCAATACACAGTTAA